ATAAAAGCAGAAGAGATAAGGGTAAAGGCTGACAAAGCTGCAACATTTAACGTAAAGCACCCAAGGCTTAGTTTTCTAAAGCGTTACAATGTCATCATTATTATGCTGATTGGCTTAGCTATTACAGTAGGCTTTAATGTGTCGATGTTTATCGCCTAACATCAAATGCTTTATCGGTAAGACCAAAACTCGCTATCCAACTGAACCAAAAGACAGGCACAAAAAAAGGTTAGTGTATAACACTAACCTTTCAAGCGCGCTTTGCTAAACTGCAAATCCTTTAATTTCACGATTTACTTCCGATATACGCATTTTAACATTATTCGCTGCATTGCTCGGCATGATTAACAAACCTTGCTGGAACTCTAACAATCCCAAACCTGTGACATAGAGGGTTCCATGAAAAAAACTCTTTACATATCTTGCGATACGCAATGAGTTAAACTGTTTAAAACTACGCATTTAGCACTCCTTTATACGCTTATATAAGTACCATCCAAGTACTTAAACAGATGGCGGCATAATATACTAACAATAGGGTAATGCAAAGATATTTAACATTGCATTGACCCTTGTATAAAGTGTAAGCACTAATTATAAACTTCATTAACAACTAGTGTGTTACTTTATACTCGCGGGTGTTTCTAACCACTTCAAATTACAACTATTTTCATCTAATTCTAAGCAAGCAATCGCAGATGTTGCGAAGGCTGGCATCTGCTTACCGGTTGTCAATACTGAAGTGAGATAGCTCACTACAGGTAAATGCGAAACTAGTAAGATTGTTTGGTAATTATATTGCTCAACCAGTGCACGAACATAATCAGCAATATATTCTGCATCCCCGTATGGGGTTATATCTTCACAGACTTCGACACTGTTTACGGTAAATAAGTTCCCGATAACTTGCCAAGTTTGTGCAGCTCGAACATAAGGGCTGTGTAATACACAATCTAAAGTTGGTTCAATCGCACTTAACCAACTGGCCATATCAACAGACTGCTGTCGTCCTGTACCCGTTAACTCACGTTCCGCATCGCTGTTTGCATATAAGCCTGCTTGACCGTGTCGCATAATATAAATCTTCATACCACCACGCTACATTATCTATTGAAGTTTTATAGATATTAACACAGCACCAAAAAACGATTGCATGATAACGCGCCTTTATGACAAAAATATTAAAAACCACGTTTAGCTTATATTTTTTGAAATTCTTTTCAAAAAATAATTACTTACCGCTATTTTAGCGCCATACTGACTTATATATTATTAGCAAATAGTATCGTCATCGCACGATTTTATATTGCTAATAAGGTTATACCCCAGTATTCATTACTGCATTTTAGATTCGCGATTCTTTGAAGCCGATCTAATTTATTTTCTATGCAGCCATTACATGGAGCACTCGCCTTGATTACTAGCCCTAATGATTCCAAACAATATCGCCACATCACGCTCCCAAATGGTTTAGCGGTATTATTGATCCAAGATGATCAATGTAAAAAATCCGCCGCCTCAATGTCTGTCGCTGTGGGTCACTTTGATGATCCCCAGCAACATGAAGGACTTGCGCATTTACTCGAACACATGCTTTTTCTCGGTACCGATAAATATCCCAACCCCGGTGAGTACCAATCATTTATTTCCATGCATGGTGGCAGCAACAACGCGTGGACAGGCACCGAATACACCAACTATTACTTTGATATTAACAACAGCTATTTCCATAATGCGTTGGATCGTTTCGCTCAATTTTTTATCGCCCCCAGCTTCAATTCCGACTTGTTAGACCGAGAACGCCATGCTGTTGATTCAGAATTTAAGCTAAAACTAAAAGATGATGTTCGCCGTTTTTATCAAGTTCATAAAGAAACTGTCAATCCAACCCATCCATTTAGCAAATTTTCGGTGGGTAATCTCTCTACGCTCGCAGACACAGAAACCTACACCCTGCGTGAAGAACTGCTGCGATTTTACGAACAACATTACTGCGCCTCTTTAATGAAGTTAGTTATCCAATCCGAACTTTCACTCGATAAACAAGAACACATGCTTAACGAGATGTTCTCAGCTATCCCTAACCGAGGCATAAACGCGGTCCCTTTAGCGACCCCTTTATATACCGACGCGCAATTACAACAAGCTATTTGGGTTGAATCGATCAGTGGCCACAAAAAATTATACATCTGCTTTCCGCTCGGTGATATTGTGCCCTACTACCAAATCAAACCATTGAGTCACATTAGTCAGTTACTTGGTGATGAAACGGAAGGAAGTTTACTGTCGTTGTTAAAACGCAAAGGTTGGGTAACCGCATTATCCGCAGGTAGTGGTCAAAGTGGTGCTAACTTTAAAGATTACAATGTCATTATGGGCTTAACGAGCGATGGCTTTAAGCATATTACCGAGATTGTCGAATTCTGTTTACAATATATCAAACTGATCGCAGAACAAGGTTTACAGGCGTGGCGTTATGACGAAAAGAAAAATTTCTTAGAGCAAGCATTTCGCTACCAAGAAAAAATACCGGCAATAAAAAATGTCTCTCACCTATCGCAAAACTTACATATTTATCCACCTGAACATGTCATTTATGGTGATTACATGATGACGGGCTTTGATATAGAGGCTTGTCGTTTCTTTTTACAGCAATTTAATGCTACGAATATGCGGTTAATGGTATCGGCACCAAACTTGGACACCAATAAAACAGCCGCTTGGTATGACACCCCTTATCGTGTCGATGACTTTACACCTTACCAGCAACAACGCTGGGCGAATGTAGAGATTGATGAAAGCCTGGCACTGCCGATAAAAAACCGCTTCATGAGTTCGTCTTTAGAAGCCCTTCCGCTTGATGAAGCCAACCTAACTGAGCAACCAAGGCTAATTGATCAGAGTGAAGGTTTTAAAACTTGGTTTATGCAAGAACATGAGTTCCATTTACCTAAGGGTAATATCTTCATTTCAATAGACAGTGAATATGCCATTGCCAATACCCATAATATTGCGATGACCCGATTAGCGGTTGAACTCTTGATGGAGCAATTAAACAGCCTGACTTATCAAGCCGAGATTGCAGGCATTAATTACCACATTTATGCGCACCAAGGCGGCTTTACCTTACACATTACCGGGTTTGCCCAGAAACAGTTCGAATTATTAAAACTGATCATCGGTCATCGTCACTTACAAATGATTGATAGTGAAACCTTCTCGAGTATTCGTAATCAGCTGCTTATCTCGTGGGAAAATCAGAAACAAGCAAAACCAATCAATCGCTTATTTTCAACGCTCACTTCGGTGCTACAACCAAATAATCCCTCAAGCGAGCGCTTAGCGAAAGCGTTAGTGAGTATTAAGCAGGAGCAATTACCTGAGTACTTGGAAAAAGTATATCAAAACATCAGTGTTGAAGTATTCATACACGGTGACTGGCATCAATCTCAAGCGCTAGAAATAAGCCAGTATGTGAAAGATAAATTGCATCCATTTAGCTCTCCCGGTAAAGAGACAATACGTAAATTAGTGGACATTCGCGATACAGGTTCGTTGGTGCATGAAGTTGCTACTGAACATAATGATGCCGCGCTGATTGTTTATTACCAAGCATCAGAGATATCACCAAAAGAGCTCGCTTATTACAGTTTGGCTAATCATGTGATGTCGTCTAAATTCTTCTATGAGTTACGCACCCAGCAACAATTGGGTTATGTCGTAGGTACGGGTAATATCCCGCTTAATCGTCATGCGGGTTTGATGTTCTATGTACAGTCACCACATACTCAACCAGTGAAACTGTTGGATGCAATCAATGACTTTATTGATTTCTTCCCGTTCGGGATGATCTCGTTTACCGAACAGCAATGGCAATCAAGTAAACAAGGCTTGATCTCTAAATTACATGAACCAGATGCCAACATAAACAGCAAAAGTAAACGTCTGTGGCACGCCATTGGTATTAAAGATAAAACCTTTAATAAATCCGAGAGGATCGCAGAAGAATTAGAAAAAATAGAACGCATCGACCTTATTCGCTTTATGGTGGAATTAAAATCTCGCACCTCTGACCGCTTGATCATGTCTACGATCAGCCAAGTAAATAAACATGACGATGAATACGAAGAAGATCATGTAGAAAAGCTTGAAGGTACCTATATTGCAGATGTAGAAGCCTTCCAGCAACAAAGTAATGTGTTTGAACTCTAACTTATATAGCCATTAATGCAAAAAGGCGCTGTCGGTTATTAACCCACAGCGCCTTTTTTTAAAGCAATTTTTGTTAGCTGCTTAAACCAATGAAACCACCCAAGGTAATCAAAAGGCCACCTGTGGCTTTATTGATCTTATCTTGATAACGATTGAGCATTTGTTTAAGTGTGCCACGGTTCAGCAATATGATGAAACACGACCACAGTACTGCCGTTTCTAAAAATATAGATAAGCTAATTAATAACTTGTCTGATGTTGGTGTTTCAGGTGCAATAACCTGACTGAATGCCGCCACCATGAACATCAAGATCTTCGGATTTAATAAATTACACAATAAACCGTCTAAATACGCTTTCGTTGGACGATAGTTCAATGTACCGGCATCCACTTCAATGTCACTTTTACCTGCACGCAGTGATTTAATACCGATATAAATAAGATAAGCAGCACCTAACCAACGCACAACATTGAACAGCATTGGGTGACTCGAAATCAGTAATGAAATACCAAACAAACCTAACATCATGTGTACGGCTAAACCAGAAATAATACCACCAACACAATACCACGCGGCACGTTTAGCGTTTAGGCTACCGTATTTTAGCACTAACATCATGTCAGGGCCTGGGCTGAGCATGCCAAAAAAATTAACTACTAATAAAGACACTATAATTTCGTACATAATGATTACCACTCCATTGCGTTAGGGTAATCATAGAACGTTAATCGAAATGAATATAATGACTTCTTCTACTCGACTGCAGTCCCACTAGGAATGTTGCAGCTTAATTGCGCATGTAGTTCATCACGCAGCCACTTATGTGCCAAATCATGGTCAAAACGGGGATGCCATATAATTGCAGCCTGTAAAATAGGTAATTTGATCGGTAATTCTTTTCGCGTAAATTGCTCACCAATGATTAATTTATCTGCAATAGAGTTAGGTATGGTCAATAAGTGGTCAGTTTTAGCGATAATACTAAAAGCCGAAGAGTAAGAAGGAATACGCAATGCCACGTCTCTAAACAGTCCTTGAGCAGATAAGGCGACATCAATATCACCCGCTTTGTCTGAGCCCGAGGTAATAATGCCATGTGGATATTGGGTATAATTCACTAATGTTAACACTTCATTTTCTAATGGATGTCCTTGCCGCATAATACACACGTAATTATCTTTTTCTAACGGTAAATAGGAGAGATGTTTATGCTCGGGTCTAATAATTGTTGCCCCTAAATCAATCTCGCCACGCTCCATCGCCGCTAACGTAAACTTATCCCAATAGGTGAGGTTAAGTT
This Moritella sp. 5 DNA region includes the following protein-coding sequences:
- a CDS encoding DUF1107 family protein, which gives rise to MRSFKQFNSLRIARYVKSFFHGTLYVTGLGLLEFQQGLLIMPSNAANNVKMRISEVNREIKGFAV
- the sixA gene encoding phosphohistidine phosphatase SixA is translated as MRHGQAGLYANSDAERELTGTGRQQSVDMASWLSAIEPTLDCVLHSPYVRAAQTWQVIGNLFTVNSVEVCEDITPYGDAEYIADYVRALVEQYNYQTILLVSHLPVVSYLTSVLTTGKQMPAFATSAIACLELDENSCNLKWLETPASIK
- a CDS encoding insulinase family protein; amino-acid sequence: MITSPNDSKQYRHITLPNGLAVLLIQDDQCKKSAASMSVAVGHFDDPQQHEGLAHLLEHMLFLGTDKYPNPGEYQSFISMHGGSNNAWTGTEYTNYYFDINNSYFHNALDRFAQFFIAPSFNSDLLDRERHAVDSEFKLKLKDDVRRFYQVHKETVNPTHPFSKFSVGNLSTLADTETYTLREELLRFYEQHYCASLMKLVIQSELSLDKQEHMLNEMFSAIPNRGINAVPLATPLYTDAQLQQAIWVESISGHKKLYICFPLGDIVPYYQIKPLSHISQLLGDETEGSLLSLLKRKGWVTALSAGSGQSGANFKDYNVIMGLTSDGFKHITEIVEFCLQYIKLIAEQGLQAWRYDEKKNFLEQAFRYQEKIPAIKNVSHLSQNLHIYPPEHVIYGDYMMTGFDIEACRFFLQQFNATNMRLMVSAPNLDTNKTAAWYDTPYRVDDFTPYQQQRWANVEIDESLALPIKNRFMSSSLEALPLDEANLTEQPRLIDQSEGFKTWFMQEHEFHLPKGNIFISIDSEYAIANTHNIAMTRLAVELLMEQLNSLTYQAEIAGINYHIYAHQGGFTLHITGFAQKQFELLKLIIGHRHLQMIDSETFSSIRNQLLISWENQKQAKPINRLFSTLTSVLQPNNPSSERLAKALVSIKQEQLPEYLEKVYQNISVEVFIHGDWHQSQALEISQYVKDKLHPFSSPGKETIRKLVDIRDTGSLVHEVATEHNDAALIVYYQASEISPKELAYYSLANHVMSSKFFYELRTQQQLGYVVGTGNIPLNRHAGLMFYVQSPHTQPVKLLDAINDFIDFFPFGMISFTEQQWQSSKQGLISKLHEPDANINSKSKRLWHAIGIKDKTFNKSERIAEELEKIERIDLIRFMVELKSRTSDRLIMSTISQVNKHDDEYEEDHVEKLEGTYIADVEAFQQQSNVFEL
- a CDS encoding LysE family translocator; the encoded protein is MYEIIVSLLVVNFFGMLSPGPDMMLVLKYGSLNAKRAAWYCVGGIISGLAVHMMLGLFGISLLISSHPMLFNVVRWLGAAYLIYIGIKSLRAGKSDIEVDAGTLNYRPTKAYLDGLLCNLLNPKILMFMVAAFSQVIAPETPTSDKLLISLSIFLETAVLWSCFIILLNRGTLKQMLNRYQDKINKATGGLLITLGGFIGLSS
- a CDS encoding LysR family transcriptional regulator, whose product is MINLQRINLNLLVSLQYLLQEQQVTAAAQRQYITQSAMSKNLAKLREIFADPLLIKLDNKSQLTEKAKQLKPVLAQILNNIDGLLVAGGFEPLQSQREFTIASTDYVTDYILPAALAHLYQQAPNIKLNLTYWDKFTLAAMERGEIDLGATIIRPEHKHLSYLPLEKDNYVCIMRQGHPLENEVLTLVNYTQYPHGIITSGSDKAGDIDVALSAQGLFRDVALRIPSYSSAFSIIAKTDHLLTIPNSIADKLIIGEQFTRKELPIKLPILQAAIIWHPRFDHDLAHKWLRDELHAQLSCNIPSGTAVE